GGTATAGGCAAGGGGCCAAATTGATCTGGTTTTGAAAATTGATTGTCAACTTTGTCTCATTTTTTTCATGGACCAAAAGTTGACCTAAAAATAATGCTTTGCTTTATTAAGCTGGGCATAAGATTTTATGGGAGGAAAACACATTCATATATACAGTACCCTTTACAAAATTAACTAGTAAAAGAATTTCGCCATACACACAGCTCAAGGTCAAAATAAAAATAATTCAACAAATATACAACAAAGaacagttgattctttttgtagccAATTATTGCCCACTGCAAATCATATCTATGTGCTCAAGCCTCAAAGTTTCTTCCAGTTTGTCAAATAGACAAGGTACTGTGAAGAATGAACTTTACTTGTTACTACATTCTTAATAATAAAGAATCAGCGTGCTCTAACAGAGCAGAAATATTCATCAATCGTCATCACGGTGTTCCAGAAAAGCATCTCTTATAGCAGAAAGTTTTGCACAAACATCTTTCATTCCAGGTCTGTCCTTCGGAGATTCCACGGTACATGACAATCCAAGAGCAATCAGGGGGACAATATATCTCTGCGTCCATACTTCTGCACACACTTGATGCTCCTCATGTCCCATACGAGGATCTAGAATCTCTGCGACTCTTTCAGGGAACATGGATTCAGAGAAAATGGGAAGGGTAAGCCCATCAACAAACATATCATCGGTTGGTCGTTTTCCGGTAAGCAACTCCAGCAGAAGCACTCCAaaactatatgcatcagctcctacGGAGATCTCGTAACCAGTCCCGTACTCTGCGAAGAAGCAATGCTTTAGAATAATGCACATACATTAAAGACAAAGTATAATTAAGTGGAAATGGAAAAGCTAAACTCACCAGGTGCCATGTATCCAACTGTTCCTCCAACATCATCCAGGCTTTCAGGAATAAACATATCGGGCGACAAAAACTTTGCTGAGCCGAAATCACTGAGCCGCGCGGTCATGTCATCGTCCAAAAGGATGTTCGCTGGCTTCAAATCACAATGGATCAGAGGAGGCGTCAGTTGGTTGTGGACATAATCAAGAGCAGAAGCCACATCTGCCGCTATGCATATCCTCTGGCCAAAGTTTAGCACTCTGCCTGGGATTCCATTGTGTTGCTCAGAATGTAACCATCTGTCAAGGCTGCCGTTAACCATGAACTTGAATATCAGCGCTTTGAACTCGTGATTTTGTGAATCAAGTGTCGAGCATACGGTCACAGGACACATTATATTTCTATGGCGGGTGTTTCGTAGCACTTCACACTCAATAAAGTAACTATCACTTCCACTAGGTTCACTCAAGTTGAACACTTTGATGGCAACCAATCTCCTGTCGGACTTGAACCTACCAACATAAACTGACCCAGTAGAGGTTGAGCTAATAGTATGTAGCGAAGAAAACCAGTTGGTAGCTTTAAGAATGTCCTGATATGACACCCTCTTCAGCTTCTTCTCATCGTTGCGCGGAGCTGTATGCACTTCTCTTCTCTTGTGATGGGTAACAAAACGAAACATCTTCTTGGACACAACTGCCAATTGGAAAAATAAGAATACCGCTCTCTTCCAAAGAGTGGGTAGAAACCATAGCAAGACTAGGAAAGCAATAGTAAGTGGTGGTATTACAATTAGCAGCAAGGTTGCCAGCGAGGACATATGATGCTTTGTTTTATTTGCTGAAGCTGAGATGCCAGGACAAATTGGTAATGCCAGCCTGGAGGAATTCGAACAGAGTCCCTTGTTATCATCCAAAAGTACTGCGGTAGAATTCTCAAAGATCCCACTTGTAGGAACAGCTCCTTCCAAGTTGTTGTAAGATAGATCAAGTTGCTCCAGCATATGAAGGTGCTCAAAGAATTCAGGCACGGCACCGGATAAGTCATTGTGAGAAAGATTAATCTGCACGGTTGATACTAACTGCCATCTTGCTGGAATTTGTCCATATAACTTGTTTCCTTCCATGTGAAGAGATGTTGGACCAGCACCAGTACCAACTGTACCAAGTTCCAGTGGCAGTTCCCCAGTGAGATTGTTGTGTGAGAAGTCCAGACCGAGGGAGAATGGAGGGTTAGCAAAGAGTTCGACTGGTATTGACCCATCTAGGTTGTTTCGAGACAAATTTAGTTCAAGAAGTCCCTTGCACTGACCTAAACTACCAGGTATGTTACCGGTCAACTTGTTATCACTAAGATAAAGCTTGCCTAGTTGAGTAATGTCACCAACCGAGGGAGGGATCAGACCTGATAATTTGTTGTTTGATAGATTTAGGATATATAGGTATTGCAGCTTCCCAATGGTAGAAGGTATGCTTCCAGAAAGAAAATTGCTTTCCATTCTAAGCGAAGTGAGATTAACAAGATTGCTAATCTCAGCAGGTATGGAGCCTGAAATTTGGTTTGATGCAAGCGATAAATCTCCTAGCGTTGTGGAAAGATTAACAACTGCAATAGGTAAGCTGCCTTTTAGAGCATTCCCTTCCAAGGACAATTTTGTCAGCTGGGTGCAACTTGCCAGAGATGTAAGAAATGACCAGTCATATGCTTCTAGCAAGTTCTTCCCTAAAATTAACTGACGCAAGTTTGCCAACGAACCAAGAGATGGCACAGAGCCATGTAATGAGTTGTTTGAAAGATCAAGTACCTGAAGATTTAACATGTTAGCTATTGAAGTAGGGATCAGGCCCTCCAGCCTGTTGCTTCCCAGGATTAGGGACTGGAGGTTTGGTAGTGAGTAACCAATGTGAGATGGTATCTGTCCAACAAGGGCATTGCTGCCTACGCTAAAGTACTTgagtgatgtcatgttgtaaagaGACAACGGGACACTCCCTGATAAACTGTTGAAACTTAGATCAAGCTCAAACAGTTTAGTAATGTGACTCAAAGTCTCTGGAATTAATCCTGATAACATATTTTGGCCGAGCAATATAGAAGCGAGGGAAGAAATATTTCCTATTGAAGGAGGTATGCTTCCAGAGAGGAAGTTTCCTGTCAGGCAAAGAAATCTGAGAGCTGTGGCTTCATGGAAAGGTGGGATGGCACCAGTGAAAGAATTCATCCGGAGATCAACCATAGTAAGCTCAGATGAGTTATCAAACAAAGTAGAAGGGATCTCTCCAGACAGGCTATTACGTGACAGTATAAGTGTGCTGAGTGTGGAGCTACTGGCCAATGAGAGAGGGATACCACCGGTAAGCGTGTTGTTTGCAAGATTGATATAGCTAAGAGAACTGCTAGCGCCTAAGGAAATAGGGATGTTACCTTGAAGACTGTTGCCGGCAAGATTCAGTGTATGGAGGTTTGGAAGCTTACCCAACTCACCTGGGATGGTTCCTGACAGATGATTATCGGCAAGGTTCATCCACGATAGAAGAGCCAAGTTGCCTAGGCATCCAGATAATTGCCCACTGAGTTGCACAGAGCTGAGGTTAAGAGAGACCACCCGGGGTGGAAACGTTGTGCTGCAGCTGACCCCTCTCCATCTGCAAAAGTTTAGCGAGTCATTGCTCCATGAGTCTAGTGTGCCATGGGCATAAGAGTTGATGCCGGACTTAAAGCAAAGGAGGGCCTGGCGGTCGATCTCAGATACGTTTGCTTGTGCTGCTGCTATTGGTGTGGTGATGAAGAGGGGAAGGATTAGCAAAATACAGAGTGGAGATAAGATTGAGAACATGATATCTAGAGTTTACAGGAAGTGGAGGAACCAAGAACTACAAGAACTTGGGAGTGCTTGCTGCTTTGGTTGGAGCCTGGACGATCTTGTGTGTAAGATTAGCTCTTTTGAACGATTTGTCTGCCAGAAGTTATGTTTGACTAAGTTGACTTGACTTGGTACAGGATTGGCGGTTGTCTCACTCAGAC
This region of Triticum aestivum cultivar Chinese Spring chromosome 2D, IWGSC CS RefSeq v2.1, whole genome shotgun sequence genomic DNA includes:
- the LOC123051281 gene encoding probable LRR receptor-like serine/threonine-protein kinase At3g47570 isoform X2, translated to MRWRGVSCSTTFPPRVVSLNLSSVQLSGQLSGCLGNLALLSWMNLADNHLSGTIPGELGKLPNLHTLNLAGNSLQGNIPISLGASSSLSYINLANNTLTGGIPLSLASSSTLSTLILSRNSLSGEIPSTLFDNSSELTMVDLRMNSFTGAIPPFHEATALRFLCLTGNFLSGSIPPSIGNISSLASILLGQNMLSGLIPETLSHITKLFELDLSFNSLSGSVPLSLYNMTSLKYFSVGSNALVGQIPSHIGYSLPNLQSLILGSNRLEGLIPTSIANMLNLQVLDLSNNSLHGSVPSLGSLANLRQLILGKNLLEAYDWSFLTSLASCTQLTKLSLEGNALKGSLPIAVVNLSTTLGDLSLASNQISGSIPAEISNLVNLTSLRMESNFLSGSIPSTIGKLQYLYILNLSNNKLSGLIPPSVGDITQLGKLYLSDNKLTGNIPGSLGQCKGLLELNLSRNNLDGSIPVELFANPPFSLGLDFSHNNLTGELPLELGTVGTGAGPTSLHMEGNKLYGQIPARWQLVSTVQINLSHNDLSGAVPEFFEHLHMLEQLDLSYNNLEGAVPTSGIFENSTAVLLDDNKGLCSNSSRLALPICPGISASANKTKHHMSSLATLLLIVIPPLTIAFLVLLWFLPTLWKRAVFLFFQLAVVSKKMFRFVTHHKRREVHTAPRNDEKKLKRVSYQDILKATNWFSSLHTISSTSTGSVYVGRFKSDRRLVAIKVFNLSEPSGSDSYFIECEVLRNTRHRNIMCPVTVCSTLDSQNHEFKALIFKFMVNGSLDRWLHSEQHNGIPGRVLNFGQRICIAADVASALDYVHNQLTPPLIHCDLKPANILLDDDMTARLSDFGSAKFLSPDMFIPESLDDVGGTVGYMAPEYGTGYEISVGADAYSFGVLLLELLTGKRPTDDMFVDGLTLPIFSESMFPERVAEILDPRMGHEEHQVCAEVWTQRYIVPLIALGLSCTVESPKDRPGMKDVCAKLSAIRDAFLEHRDDD
- the LOC123051281 gene encoding probable LRR receptor-like serine/threonine-protein kinase At3g47570 isoform X1, coding for MFSILSPLCILLILPLFITTPIAAAQANVSEIDRQALLCFKSGINSYAHGTLDSWSNDSLNFCRWRGVSCSTTFPPRVVSLNLSSVQLSGQLSGCLGNLALLSWMNLADNHLSGTIPGELGKLPNLHTLNLAGNSLQGNIPISLGASSSLSYINLANNTLTGGIPLSLASSSTLSTLILSRNSLSGEIPSTLFDNSSELTMVDLRMNSFTGAIPPFHEATALRFLCLTGNFLSGSIPPSIGNISSLASILLGQNMLSGLIPETLSHITKLFELDLSFNSLSGSVPLSLYNMTSLKYFSVGSNALVGQIPSHIGYSLPNLQSLILGSNRLEGLIPTSIANMLNLQVLDLSNNSLHGSVPSLGSLANLRQLILGKNLLEAYDWSFLTSLASCTQLTKLSLEGNALKGSLPIAVVNLSTTLGDLSLASNQISGSIPAEISNLVNLTSLRMESNFLSGSIPSTIGKLQYLYILNLSNNKLSGLIPPSVGDITQLGKLYLSDNKLTGNIPGSLGQCKGLLELNLSRNNLDGSIPVELFANPPFSLGLDFSHNNLTGELPLELGTVGTGAGPTSLHMEGNKLYGQIPARWQLVSTVQINLSHNDLSGAVPEFFEHLHMLEQLDLSYNNLEGAVPTSGIFENSTAVLLDDNKGLCSNSSRLALPICPGISASANKTKHHMSSLATLLLIVIPPLTIAFLVLLWFLPTLWKRAVFLFFQLAVVSKKMFRFVTHHKRREVHTAPRNDEKKLKRVSYQDILKATNWFSSLHTISSTSTGSVYVGRFKSDRRLVAIKVFNLSEPSGSDSYFIECEVLRNTRHRNIMCPVTVCSTLDSQNHEFKALIFKFMVNGSLDRWLHSEQHNGIPGRVLNFGQRICIAADVASALDYVHNQLTPPLIHCDLKPANILLDDDMTARLSDFGSAKFLSPDMFIPESLDDVGGTVGYMAPEYGTGYEISVGADAYSFGVLLLELLTGKRPTDDMFVDGLTLPIFSESMFPERVAEILDPRMGHEEHQVCAEVWTQRYIVPLIALGLSCTVESPKDRPGMKDVCAKLSAIRDAFLEHRDDD
- the LOC123051281 gene encoding probable LRR receptor-like serine/threonine-protein kinase At3g47570 isoform X3; the encoded protein is MNLADNHLSGTIPGELGKLPNLHTLNLAGNSLQGNIPISLGASSSLSYINLANNTLTGGIPLSLASSSTLSTLILSRNSLSGEIPSTLFDNSSELTMVDLRMNSFTGAIPPFHEATALRFLCLTGNFLSGSIPPSIGNISSLASILLGQNMLSGLIPETLSHITKLFELDLSFNSLSGSVPLSLYNMTSLKYFSVGSNALVGQIPSHIGYSLPNLQSLILGSNRLEGLIPTSIANMLNLQVLDLSNNSLHGSVPSLGSLANLRQLILGKNLLEAYDWSFLTSLASCTQLTKLSLEGNALKGSLPIAVVNLSTTLGDLSLASNQISGSIPAEISNLVNLTSLRMESNFLSGSIPSTIGKLQYLYILNLSNNKLSGLIPPSVGDITQLGKLYLSDNKLTGNIPGSLGQCKGLLELNLSRNNLDGSIPVELFANPPFSLGLDFSHNNLTGELPLELGTVGTGAGPTSLHMEGNKLYGQIPARWQLVSTVQINLSHNDLSGAVPEFFEHLHMLEQLDLSYNNLEGAVPTSGIFENSTAVLLDDNKGLCSNSSRLALPICPGISASANKTKHHMSSLATLLLIVIPPLTIAFLVLLWFLPTLWKRAVFLFFQLAVVSKKMFRFVTHHKRREVHTAPRNDEKKLKRVSYQDILKATNWFSSLHTISSTSTGSVYVGRFKSDRRLVAIKVFNLSEPSGSDSYFIECEVLRNTRHRNIMCPVTVCSTLDSQNHEFKALIFKFMVNGSLDRWLHSEQHNGIPGRVLNFGQRICIAADVASALDYVHNQLTPPLIHCDLKPANILLDDDMTARLSDFGSAKFLSPDMFIPESLDDVGGTVGYMAPEYGTGYEISVGADAYSFGVLLLELLTGKRPTDDMFVDGLTLPIFSESMFPERVAEILDPRMGHEEHQVCAEVWTQRYIVPLIALGLSCTVESPKDRPGMKDVCAKLSAIRDAFLEHRDDD
- the LOC123051281 gene encoding probable LRR receptor-like serine/threonine-protein kinase At3g47570 isoform X4, translating into MRWRGVSCSTTFPPRVVSLNLSSVQLSGQLSGCLGNLALLSWMNLADNHLSGTIPVVSKKMFRFVTHHKRREVHTAPRNDEKKLKRVSYQDILKATNWFSSLHTISSTSTGSVYVGRFKSDRRLVAIKVFNLSEPSGSDSYFIECEVLRNTRHRNIMCPVTVCSTLDSQNHEFKALIFKFMVNGSLDRWLHSEQHNGIPGRVLNFGQRICIAADVASALDYVHNQLTPPLIHCDLKPANILLDDDMTARLSDFGSAKFLSPDMFIPESLDDVGGTVGYMAPEYGTGYEISVGADAYSFGVLLLELLTGKRPTDDMFVDGLTLPIFSESMFPERVAEILDPRMGHEEHQVCAEVWTQRYIVPLIALGLSCTVESPKDRPGMKDVCAKLSAIRDAFLEHRDDD